A DNA window from Microcystis aeruginosa NIES-843 contains the following coding sequences:
- a CDS encoding IS701 family transposase, with product MVLFEGKKVQKSYPTRFLDLFSQPYLGGLLGESERKNLTQMANNAVGVVYNRLHHFLTESPWSDRQVNECRLQVMNQCRQTQIPRGFSLIVDDSGHRKSGNLTAGVGRQYLGEIGKTDNGIVAVTTHLYDGKKSVPLDIEIYQPASSLAEGKEDKEFKKKPEIAIDLIDRSLTRGYRPKIVLIDAGYGNNTNFLKALEERKLKYLGGLAKNRKVIIEKEGGVEETIQLEQLAKSLSEKDWEKITLNLDKEKTVWVAVFRAKISQLEGERNLAIVMNASSMEKATEVDYFITNVVEADTVTASWIVRTYTERNWVEVFYREAKGWLGLREYQVRDKRSLLRHFILVFCAYTFILWHKLTGGLQRRWANRPLNTFVEALEAFRTAMSFRFFEWLTENRDVFAAYKASLGFVWA from the coding sequence CTGGTACTTTTTGAGGGGAAAAAAGTCCAAAAGTCTTATCCAACAAGGTTTTTAGATTTATTCAGCCAGCCCTATTTAGGAGGATTATTAGGGGAAAGTGAGAGGAAAAACCTCACTCAAATGGCCAATAATGCCGTCGGAGTAGTTTATAACCGATTACATCACTTTTTGACCGAATCTCCTTGGTCAGACCGTCAGGTGAATGAATGTCGGTTGCAAGTGATGAACCAATGCCGCCAGACGCAAATCCCCCGAGGATTTTCCCTGATTGTCGATGACTCAGGACATCGAAAAAGTGGCAATCTGACCGCCGGAGTTGGCAGGCAGTACCTAGGAGAAATTGGCAAGACAGACAACGGAATAGTCGCCGTCACTACTCATCTCTACGACGGCAAAAAAAGTGTCCCCCTAGACATTGAAATTTATCAACCGGCTAGTTCCTTAGCCGAGGGGAAAGAAGACAAAGAATTTAAGAAGAAACCAGAGATAGCGATAGATTTAATTGACCGGAGCTTAACCAGAGGCTATCGACCGAAAATCGTCTTAATAGATGCTGGTTATGGCAACAACACAAATTTTCTCAAAGCCCTGGAAGAAAGAAAGCTAAAATACTTAGGAGGATTGGCAAAAAATCGAAAAGTAATTATTGAAAAAGAAGGGGGTGTGGAAGAAACAATCCAGCTTGAGCAACTAGCAAAAAGCCTATCAGAAAAGGATTGGGAGAAAATCACCCTAAATCTAGATAAAGAGAAAACGGTTTGGGTAGCGGTATTCAGAGCGAAAATATCTCAACTAGAAGGAGAAAGGAACTTGGCGATCGTCATGAATGCAAGTTCAATGGAAAAAGCCACAGAGGTGGACTATTTCATCACCAATGTAGTTGAGGCAGATACAGTAACAGCTTCGTGGATAGTGAGGACTTACACCGAAAGAAATTGGGTGGAAGTATTCTACCGAGAAGCCAAAGGATGGTTAGGGTTAAGGGAATATCAAGTCAGGGATAAACGAAGCTTACTTCGTCATTTTATCCTGGTGTTTTGTGCCTATACATTTATCCTGTGGCATAAGTTAACTGGGGGATTGCAAAGGCGGTGGGCGAATCGACCTTTAAACACTTTTGTGGAAGCCTTGGAAGCTTTTCGGACAGCGATGTCTTTCCGTTTCTTTGAGTGGCTGACCGAGAATCGGGATGTGTTTGCCGCTTACAAAGCCAGTTTAGGCTTTGTTTGGGCTTGA
- a CDS encoding ISAzo13-like element ISMae28 family transposase (programmed frameshift), producing the protein MELTDSLKKLLSETALQLKGAAKRRFMAQTVLELGYGGQTLAAQELGWNRTTIRKGIKELKRGIICVDNHSAKGRKKAEEHLPFLLENIKSLVDSQSQTDPSFKSQRLYVRLSAAEVRKQLISKYGYSDEDLPSEETIRVKLNNLGYRLKRVAKVLPQKKFPETEAIFEELANINREADEDPTMLRLSLDAKARVNIGLFDRGGKNRITVETNDHDFNPKTTLTPYGIFIPEFDELFLYFTASTVTSDFIVDILEDFWESEKSRFEKIKTLIINQDNGPENNSRRTQFMKRIVEFSQKYQVNIRLAYYPPYHSKYNPIERTWAVLENPWNGSILDEIETALKFAQTMTWKGKHPIVKLITETYEKGVKLTKKAMEKIEEKIERLTESTNQDFPDLGQWFIDIYYDKT; encoded by the exons ATGGAATTAACTGATTCCCTCAAGAAATTGCTCAGTGAAACTGCACTTCAATTAAAAGGTGCAGCTAAAAGAAGATTCATGGCCCAAACAGTCTTAGAATTAGGCTATGGGGGACAAACCCTTGCTGCACAGGAGTTAGGCTGGAATCGAACTACTATTCGTAAAGGAATTAAAGAACTAAAAAGAGGTATTATTTGTGTTGATAATCATTCAGCTAAGGGGCGGAAAAAAGCAGAAGAACATTTACCTTTTCTATTGGAAAACATCAAAAGTTTAGTGGATTCTCAAAGCCAAACTGACCCAAGTTTTAAAAGCCAAAGGCTTTATGTGAGACTGAGTGCGGCCGAAGTCCGAAAGCAATTAATCTCTAAATATGGGTACAGTGATGAGGATTTACCGAGCGAGGAAACTATTCGGGTTAAATTAAATAACTTAGGTTATCGTCTGAAAAGAGTCGCTAAAGTTTTACCTCAAAAAAAAT TTCCAGAAACCGAGGCAATCTTTGAGGAATTAGCTAACATTAATCGGGAAGCGGATGAAGACCCTACGATGTTACGTCTTAGTTTGGATGCCAAAGCCCGTGTTAATATTGGACTATTTGATCGAGGAGGTAAGAATAGAATAACTGTCGAAACAAACGATCATGATTTTAATCCGAAAACAACCCTAACCCCTTACGGAATATTTATTCCAGAATTTGATGAGTTGTTTTTGTATTTCACTGCCTCCACAGTCACCAGTGACTTTATTGTTGATATATTAGAAGATTTCTGGGAGTCGGAAAAATCTCGTTTTGAGAAAATTAAAACTTTGATAATTAATCAAGATAATGGACCAGAAAATAATTCGAGACGAACTCAGTTCATGAAACGTATAGTTGAGTTTTCCCAAAAATATCAAGTTAATATACGTTTAGCTTACTATCCCCCTTACCATAGTAAATATAATCCTATTGAACGAACCTGGGCTGTGTTAGAAAACCCTTGGAATGGGAGTATTTTAGATGAAATCGAAACGGCTTTGAAATTCGCCCAAACTATGACTTGGAAAGGAAAACACCCGATTGTTAAGTTGATTACTGAAACTTATGAAAAAGGAGTAAAGCTTACTAAAAAAGCCATGGAAAAAATCGAAGAAAAAATCGAACGTCTCACAGAATCAACGAATCAAGACTTTCCCGATTTGGGACAATGGTTTATTGATATCTATTATGATAAGACCTAG